The DNA window CTAGGGTGACGCCGTTCTCGACTTGCCGCGGTGTATAGcgagcttgatgaagttccTTGACCAGTTCAGCTTCCGTGCGTTTAAATCGTTTGGTCAGGATTTGGCAGAATTCAGTAATTGATGCGTTCAGCACTTGGTGACGGGCTGTATGGTCAAGTTCCGCCATGAGCCATGCGCTGGCATTCCCCGCGAGCATCCCGAGGTAATGGTCAGTAAGCACATAATTGCCGTATCGCTTGAAGAGCTGCACATGCTCACAGAACGTATGAACGTCAGTGTAAATGATCTTGCCTGTGCTGGTAGTCACCAATCCACGGTTATCTACATCATCAGGATGGCCTGGGTGGAAGACTCCGAGAgattccttcttgatcttcttggccggGTCAGAGTCGGTAGTACGCGAAGTGTTGGTAACTCCAGTGGATTCACGGCGACGGCgttcagcctcttccttttcttcctcacgtCGACGACGTTCGTCGCTCTCATGATCTGAACCTTCATCGTCAGAGATGGGAGGCTGAGGGACTTCGCCAGTCTTGGGTCGGCGGATGGTACTCAGCGGTTTAGCACTGAACTCATTAATAGGTTTGAACGAAAGTTGTCTGTTGATCGATGTTCTCCACCATTCCATTGAGGATAGATGAGACACCTTAGCACGGGGATTGTCCAGTAATTCACGAGCAAGGGGATCAGCATCCACCAGTGATGCTGTGAAACTGCGGATCTGTGTCATGACATCCAGATCCCAGATAGTTACGGTGTCTAGTACAGCAGGGGTACCATATTCTTCAATCAATCGGAGGAAGCGGATTCCCCATCTAACCACCTTGTCATGCTTTCTCAGCAATTCGATGTCGCGAGCAATCTCATTATCAGGAAGATAGAAGCTATCGCGACGTGCGGTGCTGCTGCGGGCAGGTTGCTCAGTGACGTGATCGCTGCCTTCGTCACCCGAATCGGGCTCTCCCGGTTCTTTGGCCATATTGTTGACCGGTTAGGCGGGAAGGTATATAAGGGGTAAGAAGGAATCAATTGTCGCCAAACAGCAGATGCAGCTTCTTTGTGTTGTAATGGTCTAACGGTGATGGGCGTCACCTGTCTGTCGTTGCAATGAGGAATCGTCCCGCCGTGAACACTGCACTCTACCTGGCAAGGGGGTGTTCTCTTCGGGAGAACGGGCTATGTCTGACGGTTCAACCCGTCAATCGGTTTCGGAAAAAACGGTGATGTTGACAAATCCTTCAAGCTCCCCCTGATTGCAATATAATGTTAAAGACTTATGACTGATCTGCCACAGAATTTCACACTTATCACTCTCTCACACTCCTTGCACACTCCTAACCTTTCAGCGCTCCGCCAGGGTACCCCTTCTGAGAATCACTCGTAAGACCTGGCTATTCGTAAGGAATTATCCTTCCCCAGGCGTGCTGATACCTCAGGAGGACTTATcgtgtttttttattttttcttgtGGGCGCGTAATTGATCGTGAACAGGGGCAAGGAGGTAATAAGGTTAGGCGAAGATGAAAGAAAGGCTATTTCGGGCCTTGGCGTGCGTTATGTGGCGTTGATAGGGGATGTAATCCTGCGGATTACGATAGAATCgattgaagattgatatGATCGATTGATGAAGGGTGATATCTTGATGGAATAGAGGACCACCAAGATACTTCAGCTTGGGCTCTTTATGAGTGTTTCCGGAGGTCTTTGTATGGTTTTTTCACTGATTGGAAATCAGATAGAATGAAGATTGATATAGGCTTGATAGCCTGCAGTAAATTGAAGATAGGGATCGTGATAAACGTGTAGCTGCTACCATTTGATAACAGATCACGCCTAGGGTCAGGGTGAGTTATCGTAAGGTGCATGATTCGTATTTGgctaagtcagaatctgtGCCGTAAGGGCACAGATCTCGCTGACTCATCCGGCTAATCCGGGTAAACTACGGATCGGGCAACTGAATTACCCGGTCAATTGATatgacgatgccttcatgcatcatatatatattaattagctataaaaattaacttttaaataattatatatataatttataagctatattatatagtaaaaatactatattaacttaaataattttataaatattatttttatatttatatattaaaaaaataaaattatttattttactttttaaaatctatataaaatactatatagtttcttaataaaaattaaaatacttattttataaatctaaatatttaaaatatataaatatattatctttttttttatatatagctttagtATCTTTTAAaacttatttaaaagtaagcCTTTTCTGTATATAAGGTGTGCAGAATGGGGGGGTGTACGGCAAGGTGGTGATTTAGtctaggttagtacctagtgCGTCTCCAGGCCTAGGCTGCCTTGTCTTTCACGTCGGCTTAATAGTGGGCGCCCTGCACTTGCACAAGCTCCAATAACTTTCCATGCTAACTGTGTAACCCACGCCAGGCCCAGGGTATTTGATCACCCCTTGGCCTCTCTTATTCGGTTCAGCAGACCAACCTCACTCCCCTCTCTCTTTCAGCACTGCATTGTTCTTTCTTCACTTATACTCCCGCAACTTTCCTACTTTGTTTCTGTTGATAACTACATCATGGGCCGTACGCCGGCCTACATCTTTGTCGTCAGGTACGTTTCCACCCACTGTGCCATTCTTGGACCCCTGTCGTCATGATGCATCGTCGGAATTGCATCGCGCAACTTAGCGCTGCGTCTACCAACAAGAGCATAACGTTTGTCAAGAAAACCGACTGACTTTCAACATAGGCACGGAAACCGTCTTGACGCCGCCGACAAGAAATGGCACCTTTCGTCCCCTACTCCCTACGATCCTCCTCTAACATACGGCGGTTGGCTACAGGCCAGAGCTGTTGGTAATCAAATCTCCAGTATCCTCGAACAGGCCAAAGCCGATTACGAATCGAATACCAAAGACACAAAGAGGCGCCGCCGATTTAAAGTCGTCATTCATAGCTCGCCTTTCTTACGATGCGCCCAAACATCCATTGGAATCAGCTCTGGGCTCGCCCAGACTCCCCATGAGTCGCCGCATCGTCCGAATGATATCTTCGTTTCTGCCACCGGCCCACCAAAGCACTTCCGATCTACGATACTACGCCTTGATTCTTTCCTTGGAGAATGGCTGTCCCCAGAATACTTCGAACACATCACTCCGCCTCCTGGTGCCGCTCTCATGCTCGGAAGCGCAAAGGCTGAACTACTGAGGCGTGAGGATTATAGCGCCCTGACGTCCGCATCTACACCCACTCCCATGCCGCACAGAGGCTCTACTGCCTCTTTATGGAACGGTTCACCAGTCGCCAGTCCGTCTCTTGGACCTATGAGACCAGGGTCCTCGGCGGAAAGCTCATCGGGCTCAGCCATGGCGGCAGCTTTGACGGGGCAGCTGGCTAACCAACTAACGAAGAAGGGATACACAGTCCCAAAGCCCAACTATGCCATCTCAAGCTCTGGAAAGATTCCTGACGGGTTTGTGGCCCATGCGCGCGACGAGTGCGTAGTGGTGGATTACCAATGGGATTCGATGAGAACTCCACTGGATTTTGGAGATGGTGGCCAGCTTGGGGAAGAGTGGACAGACATGCACAAGAGGTTTCGGCGAGGTCTCAAGAAGATGGTGGATTGGTACGCTACGACTGATGCACCTGATGAGATGGTCACACAAGCTGCTGGTGCTTCACAGGAAGGAGCTGACAATAATGAGGCGGTTTccgaagatgaggatgtgGAGACTGTTGTTATCCTTGTATCTCACGGTGCTGGCTGCAATGCTCTGATCGGGGCTATCACTCATCAACCTGTGCTTATGGATGTCGGCATTGCATCCATCACTATGGCAGAACGAAAACAAGATGCCGACTACCATACTCTTCTAGCCGCATCAGCTCACGAAAAGGAGCCTCATGTTTCGCCCCATCAGATGTACGATATTCGAATGTCTGCAAGCACAGAGCACCTCCGCTCGACCACTTCGACTCCAGTATCTGCTAGATCAAACGCAGCTGATTCATTCCCCACCACGATCCGTGGCCGCAAGCCTAGTATCAGCGATACCGAGGGCCCTGGTCCACTTATCGGGTCCTTTGTCTACTCGGATCCTATCATACCTGGAGGCAGTCGCAGTGCTTCAGCTAGTGCGGCTTTTGGGTCATCGATACGCCGAACCTCGGGCTCCCAGCGACCTCTAAACCGCGTGCCGAGGCTTAGCACTGCAGCGGCAGTAGCGGCAGCGGCATCAACAGAAAAAACGGCAGCAAAGGGTGAAACAACCCCTCGGAGTAGCTCTCCGAGCGGCAGCACACCTTCGTTCGGCTTATGGACTCCTCGTTCCTCGTCCCTGAGGTTGATGGATGATGGCAGTGACGAGGCTTCCGATAAGGAAGATTTCGATAATGTCTTGCCTAACTTTGGCCGTTTTGACAACACGatcgagaacaagaagaatgaACCTTTGTCCTCGACCACTGAGGTCGCCTCAAGCCTCCCCGTTCAATCATCTTTACCTTCTCGTTTCGAGCTCAAATCGACCAATTTATTGACTATGACCTTGCCACCAGCCGCATTTTCGTCATTGACTTCGTTCTCGTTTCCTTCCAGCGGAGAAACCACCCCAAAGGCCACCCCTCGGGGTCCCATACTATCGGGCCCGATCCGAATCGTGACAGACGTTCTCCACGACCACGACAACTCCGTCGAGGAGGTCCCGATTGGACAGCTTGGGGACGGTCTAGGCGGCCTTTGGGGCCTTCCACGGCCTCCTGGCGAGGCAGAACGATACCGCGACGTGAGTCTTTCCAAACGACGCTGGACGACGACCGAGCGTGCTTAACTTGACGCTCCCAATCTCATACTATATCTATTCCGCTCTATTTCGCCCTTTGATAGGGCGACAATGTGAACAGTCTCATTTCTCGAGAATTACGGCGGAACATTTTCATCTCCCCTCGCCTCACAATGTTTTTTAGCGCGCGTTGCTTCCTGTTGGTCGTTTATTTGCTTCAGTACTCGGCGACAGACAGGTCTGTCTTTTACTCATAGCATCGGCGCAATGGCGGGACCCCATCAATATGAATAAGGGAGGCTGGCGATGCAAACGACATGCCGGAATCATCGGCACTGGGATTGATACCTGGGGAAGGGGCGAATTTAAACGGCCGCAATATGTTTCATTGAGTTACTCCAGGTTGTTTTTGTTTAATGGATTCAGGCACATGGTGATTTTAGGCGCATAGGGAGATCAGGTATTCTGGGACGTGGGCAGGAAGGTACAATATTGTGCCAGTTTTGTATGATGAGTGCCACTGAAGGCTCAAGATTGCTCAAAtgcgtttttttttttttttggcgaAGACAATGATAAAACGAGTATCACAAACGTTTACCAGTGACTTATTTCGAGCATGGACTTCAAAAGATCCAAGTAACGATGATACATTCATCTATGGACCACAACAGAAATCAATCCCCAGATCTAACTGCTCATGGTCTATATACTTGAAACAGAAGGTACCTATGCTTCAGCGCTCGAATGTTGCTTCCAAAATGCACCCATTCATGGGTGAGAACGAAAATACAAGTCATGACATGCCCACCCACCAACGCCGTCCATACGCTGTAATCCTCATCCAGCATTCAATCAATAATCCATATTGAAATCCATAAAAATCAATGGTAGCTTTTCCTCATACATACACATGATGCTTCAGAAATTCGTTCCATCCTCATCTAACCAAAGAACTTGTTCATGCCTTGGTGAGCCAGCTCGACACCAAGGAAAGAAGCAGCGTTGGCGGGCACAGCACGAGCCAGAGCAGGGCCGAAACCAGGGAAGAAGGCTTTGACGCCTCCTCTTCCGTATAGTTCGCGGACGATGCTGCCAACTGTGACGTTACCCTCGGAGGTCTGGAGACGAGACTTGACTGTGTCGACGGGGAAGACAGGAATCCACATGGCAACTCCAGCAGCTGCGCCAGCGCATGTGATAGCTGTAAGACTGAGCTGGCCACTGGGCCTTCCAGTGAGAGGGTCAACGGGAGTCATCTTGCGCTTGATATACTCGTAGGCGGCAAAGTAAGCAGCAGAACCGGGACCGTCACGGGCGAGGGTAGCAGCGCTACCGCGGAAGACGCTGCGGATTCCACCCTCCTTGTACAGCTGTCGGACGACATCAACGCCACCGTTGTACTTGGGCTTTTCACCAGGGGCGAGCTGCTTCTGTCCCTGGACCTGGAGAATGACCTTGATACGTTCGAAGGGGGCGGTGATGGCAGTCATGGGAATGGCGGAGATGAAGCCGGCGGTTGAAATCTGGCCGATCGTGAGACCCTCGGCGGGGACCTCGCTCACACCTCGGACGAATTGCTTGCCCAGATCGTAACCCCAGAAAGACACGGCGACTGATGCAGGATTAATTCaactgtgcggggttgtcaaGGGAAGATAGAGATGGACGTACACATAGGAGTAACACCGACAAGAGGAGCGCTCACGCCAGCATAGAGACCTCGTCGCAAACCATCACGAGCAATACTCTTGCGCACAACATCGACGGCGGAGGAGTAGACGCCTCGCTCAGCGGTTTGAAGTCGGACCTTTACGAGATCAAAAGGGTGTCCCACGACGACAGCGCAAAGACCACCGAAGCCACCGGCGGCGAATGCGCGAGCCTGTTGGGCAAGTCCTGATGATGCGCCGGTCTTGGATTCGTCCTTTGGCTCAGGAGCAGGCGTGGTGTTCTTGAGCTTATCGGTGACGCGGGCCTCGATGGCAGAGTCTGGGGCGTCGGGGGAGGACATTGCGGCGAGTTTAGAGAGGAGAGTGTTACCGAGTGAAGGAGGAGGGAGGAACAAGAGAGAAGGCGAGGAAGGGTATAAGCTGCAGTTATGGGTTATGAATAAATGAACCTCGGAATCGAATGCGGAGGAGTGGGAGTGGGAGTGTGGGGTGGTCGGCCTAGGGGAGGGTGTAGCTTATAGCTCACAGCTTGTAGGAAAATGATgtaagtataaataaggGTTGAATGTTTACCAATGGAGCTCcaagaatatataataacaTAAAACAAGATGAGAAAGGGAATGAGAGAATGAGAACTGAAGGATGATATAGCTACTAACCATCTACTCAATACGTCATTAGGCGTCTGCTTCTAGGTATGTTTCTATTCTATTGACGTTGTTTCCACTGAGACGCTTCTATCGAAACTTTCCACCTTTGTGTACCTAGTACCTATCTAGTAGATAGGAAGGTGAATTTAattctacctaggtacctactaatctAGGTACTAGATAGGTAAGTTGGAGGAGTTCTCagaattaataagaatatccGGCTATAATTGTTGTTACCAAAACACAATGATGATCCTACAGCTGTCATTCTTCTCCAACTTTTAAAATTCCCTCGGTCTTCCGGGGCAATGATACCCAAGAACTAAATTCTACGAACCCCGGGCCCCGGCTTTCTTTGCCTCGGCTTCGGCTCGCGGGGGGTCGTATCATGAGTTGTGCTCTTTATTTTCCCCACATGTAATGAGCCGAGTTTCGTGGGGTTCCAAGATGAGGGCCGACACTATGTACTACGCTGGTACCTATGTAATCTAGCAGTAACTCTCTTCAACAAGAAAAGATGGTGTGGCTGATCACTCGACTAGGCAGTCAGGCAGTCAATGTAAGGCTGTAAAGGTTGCGGTTATAGCGGCCCGGGCAGACGGAATTGAGTTGAATTCGGGGTTTTGGCTCAGGCGAAGTCATCCAGATCCAATCCCGATCCCTCATGCTGACATTAAACTCTCATTAGGCTCTTGATGAGGTCGTTGTTGTTGGAGAAGAGCCCCACAATCTCCATTTGCATTTGCAGACCTCATTATCACATGCAAACCACTCTAAATTTCTTAACTGGCTTACATCTTGATTTCCTGCACAACATCCCAAGTCTGGCAATAAATCCATGACTGTCAGAAAATAGTCCAAGTCTTCTTTATTGATGGATATACACCCTCTTTTAGTTCTACAACACACATCTCCATGATAGGAACAGTAATCATACATGTGATCCTCCGCATGGCTCATGACCAAAATATCCAATCCAGGAAACGCAAAATCATCTTGTGCTCTTCATGATGCTGTCGAGACCCTGATACTGTCTCGGCAACTGCCGCTCATTGGAATTCCCCATGTAATCCAACAATCAACTGTTCTTCTTTGATGCTCGCAAGTCGTGCTCCCCGTCTCGCGACAATGCCCCTCCTCTTTGGCGTGTTTCCCGCATCTATCATCCTCTTTATCGGTTGTTCTATCCCAAGACCAGACTCTATCTCGCCAAAATGCAGCAACATACTCCCTCTCT is part of the Fusarium poae strain DAOMC 252244 chromosome 4, whole genome shotgun sequence genome and encodes:
- a CDS encoding hypothetical protein (BUSCO:20558at5125) translates to MGRTPAYIFVVRHGNRLDAADKKWHLSSPTPYDPPLTYGGWLQARAVGNQISSILEQAKADYESNTKDTKRRRRFKVVIHSSPFLRCAQTSIGISSGLAQTPHESPHRPNDIFVSATGPPKHFRSTILRLDSFLGEWLSPEYFEHITPPPGAALMLGSAKAELLRREDYSALTSASTPTPMPHRGSTASLWNGSPVASPSLGPMRPGSSAESSSGSAMAAALTGQLANQLTKKGYTVPKPNYAISSSGKIPDGFVAHARDECVVVDYQWDSMRTPLDFGDGGQLGEEWTDMHKRFRRGLKKMVDWYATTDAPDEMVTQAAGASQEGADNNEAVSEDEDVETVVILVSHGAGCNALIGAITHQPVLMDVGIASITMAERKQDADYHTLLAASAHEKEPHVSPHQMYDIRMSASTEHLRSTTSTPVSARSNAADSFPTTIRGRKPSISDTEGPGPLIGSFVYSDPIIPGGSRSASASAAFGSSIRRTSGSQRPLNRVPRLSTAAAVAAAASTEKTAAKGETTPRSSSPSGSTPSFGLWTPRSSSLRLMDDGSDEASDKEDFDNVLPNFGRFDNTIENKKNEPLSSTTEVASSLPVQSSLPSRFELKSTNLLTMTLPPAAFSSLTSFSFPSSGETTPKATPRGPILSGPIRIVTDVLHDHDNSVEEVPIGQLGDGLGGLWGLPRPPGEAERYRDVSLSKRRWTTTERA
- a CDS encoding hypothetical protein (TransMembrane:2 (i98-121o141-162i)~BUSCO:41094at5125); the protein is MSSPDAPDSAIEARVTDKLKNTTPAPEPKDESKTGASSGLAQQARAFAAGGFGGLCAVVVGHPFDLVKVRLQTAERGVYSSAVDVVRKSIARDGLRRGLYAGVSAPLVGVTPMFAVSFWGYDLGKQFVRGVSEVPAEGLTIGQISTAGFISAIPMTAITAPFERIKVILQVQGQKQLAPGEKPKYNGGVDVVRQLYKEGGIRSVFRGSAATLARDGPGSAAYFAAYEYIKRKMTPVDPLTGRPSGQLSLTAITCAGAAAGVAMWIPVFPVDTVKSRLQTSEGNVTVGSIVRELYGRGGVKAFFPGFGPALARAVPANAASFLGVELAHQGMNKFFG